The Blastococcus sp. HT6-4 genome window below encodes:
- a CDS encoding TPM domain-containing protein, which translates to MYRFIVVLVTALGLLLGAGPASAEPPLELSDQLSDVAGVLDGDEEAQVEQSLAELLDAGGPELYVVLVPDFEGNAGDDWVQETAELTGLGTEDMLFAVGVDDAEYEWWVDPSAALPVADVDDVVTARVEPEVVESNWTEALVALGEALRDEPFLVEERSAELVDDSVDTQGWSMTTVVVVVGAAAVVLLGAHLLSRNQMPDRRRPETRRSSVESRR; encoded by the coding sequence GTGTACCGCTTCATCGTCGTCCTGGTCACTGCCCTCGGGCTCCTGCTCGGCGCGGGACCGGCCTCGGCGGAGCCGCCCCTGGAGCTGAGCGACCAGCTCAGCGACGTGGCGGGTGTCCTGGACGGGGACGAGGAGGCGCAGGTGGAGCAGTCGCTGGCCGAGCTGCTCGACGCGGGAGGTCCGGAGCTGTACGTCGTCCTCGTCCCCGACTTCGAGGGCAACGCCGGCGACGACTGGGTCCAGGAGACCGCGGAACTCACCGGACTCGGCACCGAGGACATGCTGTTCGCCGTCGGCGTGGACGACGCCGAGTACGAGTGGTGGGTGGATCCCTCCGCCGCGCTGCCGGTGGCCGATGTCGACGACGTCGTGACCGCCCGGGTGGAACCGGAGGTCGTGGAGAGCAACTGGACCGAGGCGTTGGTGGCACTCGGGGAGGCGCTGCGGGACGAGCCGTTCCTCGTGGAGGAGCGGAGCGCCGAGTTGGTGGACGACAGCGTCGACACCCAAGGGTGGTCGATGACGACCGTGGTCGTCGTCGTGGGCGCGGCGGCGGTCGTCCTCCTCGGGGCCCATCTCCTCTCGCGGAATCAGATGCCGGACCGGAGGAGGCCCGAGACCAGGCGATCGTCGGTCGAGTCCCGCCGCTGA